One window from the genome of Echinicola vietnamensis DSM 17526 encodes:
- a CDS encoding CopD family protein, with amino-acid sequence MGFEYVKALHIIFIVTWFAGLFYVVRLFIYQTEALEKTPEEQKILKPQLDLMAKRLWLGITWPSAILTLIFGTWTLTYRLGYLELGFMHAKLAFVVLLYVYHFICHHIYKKLQQGLATWNSTQLRLWNEGATVLLFAIVFLIVLKNLMNMLWGMAGLVGLSILLMLAVKWYKKQREKK; translated from the coding sequence ATGGGGTTCGAATATGTCAAAGCACTGCATATTATCTTTATCGTTACATGGTTTGCAGGGTTATTTTATGTCGTTAGGCTTTTCATTTACCAGACTGAAGCACTGGAAAAAACACCAGAAGAGCAAAAGATACTCAAGCCCCAGCTCGACCTTATGGCTAAACGGCTTTGGCTGGGCATTACTTGGCCTTCGGCAATATTAACCTTGATTTTTGGAACTTGGACCCTCACTTACCGTTTAGGATATCTGGAACTAGGCTTTATGCATGCCAAACTGGCTTTTGTTGTCCTGCTGTACGTTTATCATTTCATTTGCCACCATATCTACAAAAAACTCCAACAAGGATTGGCCACTTGGAATTCCACTCAGTTACGGCTTTGGAATGAAGGAGCTACGGTATTGCTATTTGCCATTGTATTCCTGATCGTCCTGAAAAACCTTATGAACATGCTCTGGGGAATGGCAGGACTAGTGGGACTGAGCATTCTTCTGATGCTGGCCGTCAAATGGTACAAAAAGCAACGAGAAAAAAAATAA
- a CDS encoding SCO family protein yields MVKHNLIILILFSSILMVWNCTSKSEDTKPLPYLGHKQTAEKTVDGKTVTDTVYHTIAPFSFTDQDSATITNRDLNGKVYVADFFFTSCPTICPVMKTQMLRVYEKFKEHPDFQILSHSIDPTHDTVAVLKEYSVRLGIEDASTWHFLTGDQEKIFEIGQTSYLATAMEDKNEPGGFLHSGAFILIDRQGHIRGVYDGTKEDQVDQLIKDIPKLLDNGKKKS; encoded by the coding sequence ATGGTTAAGCACAACCTCATCATACTTATCCTTTTCAGCAGTATCTTAATGGTTTGGAACTGCACTTCAAAATCCGAAGACACCAAGCCCCTTCCCTATTTGGGACATAAACAAACAGCAGAAAAAACCGTCGATGGCAAGACCGTCACGGATACGGTTTATCATACCATTGCTCCCTTTTCCTTCACCGATCAGGACAGCGCTACCATCACCAACCGTGACCTGAACGGCAAGGTATATGTCGCGGACTTCTTCTTTACCTCTTGCCCCACCATTTGCCCGGTCATGAAAACCCAAATGCTCAGAGTTTATGAAAAATTCAAAGAGCATCCTGACTTTCAGATCCTAAGCCACTCCATCGACCCTACTCATGATACGGTGGCCGTATTAAAGGAGTATTCCGTACGATTGGGAATAGAAGACGCATCCACCTGGCATTTTCTGACCGGTGATCAGGAAAAAATCTTTGAAATCGGACAGACCAGCTACTTGGCCACGGCCATGGAGGACAAAAACGAACCCGGAGGATTCCTCCACAGCGGGGCATTTATCCTCATTGATCGCCAAGGACATATCAGAGGGGTCTATGATGGCACGAAAGAAGACCAAGTGGACCAATTGATCAAGGATATCCCAAAGCTGCTGGACAATGGCAAAAAGAAATCTTAA
- a CDS encoding c-type cytochrome — protein MAKRNLKKSVTLGLVMSLFLASCGQKDEKDDGLISLNEIEDIKTRQYAIEGQLLYANYCANCHQKDGTGLAKLIPPLQDADFMLEDPGKTIRLIKHGIKGEITVNGIRYNQPMPGNPQLTNLEIAEIATYIYTVFGGNEKRIEVKEVKKYLEEK, from the coding sequence ATGGCAAAAAGAAATCTTAAAAAGTCAGTCACTCTGGGATTGGTGATGTCCTTGTTCCTCGCTTCCTGTGGCCAGAAGGATGAAAAGGACGACGGCCTTATTTCCCTAAATGAAATCGAGGACATCAAAACCAGACAGTATGCCATCGAAGGCCAGCTGCTATATGCCAATTATTGTGCAAATTGCCATCAAAAGGATGGTACGGGTTTGGCCAAGCTTATTCCACCTTTGCAGGATGCTGATTTTATGCTAGAGGATCCCGGAAAGACCATCCGCCTGATCAAGCATGGCATCAAAGGAGAAATCACGGTAAACGGCATCCGGTATAACCAACCCATGCCTGGGAATCCACAACTAACGAATTTGGAAATAGCAGAGATCGCCACCTATATTTACACCGTGTTTGGGGGCAATGAAAAACGTATAGAAGTCAAAGAGGTAAAAAAATACCTGGAAGAAAAATAA
- a CDS encoding aminotransferase class IV — MKPYCFAIDRIIPSEDASLHPLDIGLIRGYAVFDFFRTVDYHPLFLEDYLDRFIASAAKAHLVLDQGHEELKSIVLELIQKNDLKQGGIRMVLSGGNSDNHFSPTKGSLFIFCEALQMPSDDKYRNGVHLLTTEYIRPVPEIKTTNYALPVYLSKDWKANNAEDVLYHADGIISESSRSNIFIVKDGTISTPKTNILKGITRKNILALVPDAQIRDITLEEVMAADEVFMSSTTKRILPITKIDHQPISNGAVGTRTTALMEQFKRMEEETVS; from the coding sequence ATGAAACCATATTGTTTTGCCATAGACCGTATTATTCCCAGTGAAGATGCCAGTCTCCATCCTTTGGACATTGGGCTGATCAGGGGATATGCTGTTTTTGACTTTTTTCGAACCGTGGATTATCATCCATTATTTTTAGAGGACTACCTTGACCGTTTTATCGCCTCGGCCGCAAAAGCCCATCTTGTCCTTGACCAGGGACATGAGGAGCTTAAATCCATTGTACTGGAACTTATACAGAAAAACGACCTCAAACAAGGGGGAATCAGAATGGTCCTTTCGGGCGGGAATTCTGACAATCATTTCTCGCCTACCAAAGGCAGTCTTTTCATCTTTTGTGAAGCGTTACAGATGCCTTCAGATGATAAATACCGCAATGGCGTACACCTGTTGACCACCGAGTATATCCGCCCTGTCCCAGAGATTAAGACGACAAATTATGCCCTACCTGTCTACTTAAGTAAAGACTGGAAAGCCAATAATGCCGAAGATGTTCTCTACCATGCAGATGGGATCATCTCAGAAAGCTCCCGAAGCAACATTTTCATCGTGAAAGATGGTACCATCAGCACGCCAAAGACCAATATTCTGAAAGGAATTACGCGGAAAAACATCCTAGCACTTGTTCCTGATGCCCAAATCCGGGACATTACATTGGAAGAAGTCATGGCGGCAGACGAAGTGTTTATGAGCAGCACGACCAAACGTATCTTGCCCATCACTAAAATCGACCACCAACCAATTTCCAACGGAGCAGTAGGTACCCGCACCACTGCATTAATGGAGCAGTTTAAAAGAATGGAGGAAGAGACGGTCTCCTAA
- a CDS encoding ABC transporter permease, with translation MNILKLSWKYLVAKPLNTGLNILLLALGLAIITVLLLMQDQFENQMSKDAKGIDLVVGAKGSPLQLILSSVYHIDFPTGNIDLKEAKAVSRNRLIKKSIPMGLGDNYQGYRIVGTNYDYLELYQVDFASGQGWDRPFEVVLGSAVAQKLGLKVGDEFLGSHGIGSSSHEHDHHPYVVTGVLSSSGTVVDKLILTSLESVWFTHDEGEEHDHEAMEKEVVKHGFPEGGEDREVTTLLMQYRSPMAAVQLPRFINSRSSLQAASPSFEIARLFELLGVGIKLIKGLAFIIIFIAGLGIFIALYNSLKERKYDLAVMRTIGASKGQLFLHIVLEGVILTFLGAVAGILIGHLFLSFLVIGQEQGALSTISAWVFLKEEAWIIVYAVGVGIVASLFPALGAYKTDIAKQLTK, from the coding sequence ATGAATATATTGAAGCTTAGTTGGAAGTATTTGGTTGCCAAGCCGCTTAATACTGGCCTCAACATCCTGCTGCTTGCACTGGGATTGGCCATTATAACGGTGCTGCTCCTGATGCAGGACCAGTTTGAAAATCAAATGAGCAAGGATGCGAAGGGAATTGATCTGGTGGTGGGCGCCAAAGGAAGCCCCTTGCAGCTGATTCTTTCCAGTGTCTACCATATTGATTTCCCTACGGGAAATATTGATTTGAAAGAAGCCAAGGCAGTTTCTCGAAATCGGTTGATCAAGAAATCCATCCCGATGGGGCTGGGAGACAATTACCAGGGATATAGAATTGTTGGGACCAATTATGATTATCTGGAGCTGTATCAGGTTGATTTTGCCAGTGGTCAGGGATGGGATCGGCCATTTGAGGTAGTCCTGGGAAGTGCGGTCGCCCAAAAGCTTGGGCTGAAGGTAGGCGATGAGTTTCTGGGCTCACATGGGATAGGCTCGAGCAGTCATGAGCACGATCATCATCCATACGTTGTCACAGGGGTATTGTCATCCTCAGGTACGGTGGTGGACAAATTGATCCTTACTTCCTTGGAATCAGTCTGGTTTACCCATGACGAAGGCGAGGAGCACGACCATGAGGCCATGGAGAAAGAAGTGGTCAAGCATGGTTTCCCCGAAGGTGGGGAAGATCGTGAGGTGACCACGCTTTTGATGCAGTACAGGAGTCCGATGGCTGCTGTGCAACTGCCCCGTTTTATTAACAGCAGGAGTTCCCTGCAGGCCGCTTCCCCTTCCTTTGAAATTGCCCGCTTGTTTGAATTGCTGGGAGTGGGGATTAAGCTCATCAAGGGGCTGGCCTTTATCATTATTTTCATTGCAGGTCTGGGCATTTTCATTGCCTTGTACAACTCTTTAAAGGAGCGGAAGTATGATTTGGCCGTCATGCGTACCATTGGTGCATCCAAGGGCCAGTTATTTCTCCATATTGTTTTAGAAGGAGTGATTTTAACGTTCTTAGGTGCCGTGGCTGGTATTTTGATCGGGCACCTTTTTCTGTCGTTCTTGGTTATAGGTCAGGAGCAGGGTGCGCTGAGTACAATTTCTGCTTGGGTATTCTTGAAAGAAGAGGCTTGGATCATTGTGTACGCCGTAGGGGTCGGGATAGTGGCTTCCCTATTCCCTGCTTTGGGAGCGTATAAAACAGATATCGCCAAACAATTGACGAAATAA
- a CDS encoding ABC transporter ATP-binding protein yields MILAKDISFYYEREHAIPIPEITLQQGEELLVLGASGSGKTTVLNILGGLLKPISGVVQIDNTSIYDLKGAQLDKFRGANIGMVFQKPHILAPLTVKENLQVAQYFSGTSDHGLVERLLKDLGIFHKAGATVSALSEGEAQRVSIARALVNNPKVVLADEPTASLDDENAEMVISLLKEQAKKMRSALIIVTHDHRVKEHVPNQIKMGGDR; encoded by the coding sequence ATGATTTTAGCTAAAGATATTTCGTTTTACTATGAAAGGGAACATGCCATTCCTATTCCGGAGATCACCCTTCAGCAAGGAGAAGAGTTGTTGGTACTGGGTGCCTCGGGCAGTGGGAAGACAACTGTTCTCAATATTTTGGGAGGTTTACTGAAACCCATCAGTGGCGTGGTGCAAATCGACAACACCTCTATTTACGACCTTAAAGGAGCGCAGTTGGATAAATTTCGCGGCGCGAATATTGGAATGGTCTTTCAAAAACCCCATATCCTAGCACCACTTACTGTCAAGGAGAACTTGCAGGTAGCACAGTATTTTTCGGGTACTTCTGACCATGGATTGGTGGAGCGGCTTTTGAAGGACCTGGGGATATTCCACAAGGCAGGGGCGACGGTTTCTGCCCTCAGTGAAGGAGAAGCCCAGCGTGTATCCATCGCCAGAGCTCTGGTGAACAATCCCAAGGTGGTTTTGGCCGATGAGCCAACGGCCAGTTTGGACGATGAGAATGCAGAAATGGTCATCAGCTTGTTAAAAGAGCAAGCAAAGAAAATGCGTTCAGCCCTGATTATTGTTACGCACGACCACCGCGTCAAGGAGCATGTGCCAAATCAAATCAAGATGGGAGGTGATCGATGA
- a CDS encoding hybrid sensor histidine kinase/response regulator, translated as MLALKILIVEDDNVSALLLKKALEKNHHEIMGIAATGEEALEIMEEVSVELVMMDINLGGELDGITTTEIINEKFDIPVVYLTASSDEETLQKIAGTNPSAYVIKPFNIRELNMMIELAIFKDKKEKELQKLNNELEEKVRQRTADLNEANKELKKALEKEREIGELKSKIVQNVSHGFKTPLTSILSSAQLLQIYSEKDHPMKGKLMKHSRKIENSVRNLNNLLTSVLFFGKADANKIDYKPSRFFTAAFFNEVIDVVKANNDKDVTLETSFKDVPKTLKSDTDLLYQVFENLLSNAVKYSKNKGKVSFSVQVNDDIMIAKIEDDGIGIPEKEQSQLFDRFFRAKNVGITEGSGLGLSIVKKCVEVLKGEISVESKAGKGSTFTVKIPIN; from the coding sequence ATGCTTGCACTTAAAATCCTGATAGTAGAAGATGATAATGTCTCTGCGCTGTTGCTGAAAAAGGCACTGGAAAAAAACCATCATGAAATCATGGGCATCGCAGCGACCGGGGAGGAAGCATTGGAGATCATGGAGGAAGTGTCTGTGGAGTTGGTGATGATGGACATCAACCTGGGGGGCGAGCTGGATGGGATTACAACCACTGAAATAATCAACGAAAAATTCGATATCCCAGTGGTGTACCTGACGGCCAGTTCAGATGAGGAAACCCTACAGAAAATAGCCGGAACCAATCCAAGTGCCTACGTCATCAAACCCTTTAATATCCGGGAACTCAATATGATGATCGAATTGGCGATCTTCAAGGATAAAAAGGAAAAGGAGCTCCAAAAGCTCAACAATGAACTTGAAGAAAAAGTACGCCAGCGTACGGCAGATTTAAACGAGGCAAATAAAGAGCTGAAAAAGGCCTTGGAGAAGGAGCGTGAAATAGGGGAGCTGAAATCCAAAATTGTTCAAAACGTCTCTCACGGGTTTAAGACACCACTGACTTCCATCCTTAGTTCTGCCCAGCTACTTCAAATTTATTCTGAAAAGGATCATCCGATGAAGGGCAAGTTGATGAAGCACTCCCGGAAGATCGAAAATTCCGTCCGTAACTTGAATAACCTGCTTACATCTGTGCTGTTCTTCGGCAAGGCAGACGCCAATAAGATCGATTACAAGCCTTCACGGTTTTTTACGGCTGCTTTTTTCAATGAGGTCATTGATGTGGTCAAGGCCAATAACGATAAGGACGTGACGCTGGAAACCTCTTTTAAGGATGTTCCCAAGACACTCAAATCCGACACGGATTTGCTTTACCAGGTGTTTGAAAACCTGCTGAGCAATGCTGTAAAGTATTCTAAGAACAAAGGTAAGGTAAGTTTCAGCGTGCAGGTCAATGACGATATCATGATTGCCAAGATCGAGGATGATGGTATTGGGATACCTGAAAAGGAACAATCCCAATTGTTTGACCGGTTTTTTAGGGCCAAGAATGTGGGGATTACCGAAGGCTCTGGGCTTGGCCTGTCCATCGTGAAGAAATGTGTCGAAGTACTGAAAGGGGAAATTTCCGTAGAGAGTAAGGCGGGTAAAGGCTCTACATTCACCGTCAAAATTCCGATCAATTGA
- a CDS encoding ATP-binding protein → MPRIIIILYILFLLKGTLMAQSFQMNKQIKGVDLPSQIVSTIDQDKDGRIWFTTAKGVFYSDGISTYGLPEELSDNLNGSEGVEVDDDGQVWVYAKKGKPRIYKLIENDWDEYPIEDSVKSILESSKMKLYVSGGKENKLLVLSGPEVFASSLEASGNWTAYSYDEEEWGGLKSVFCCTADSVLFLFGKRTVRLSKGKFIPFVFHNADLPGPVWMVRYSQFDDKFYFLGDDYLAMGNSLFEIENVLDQGFSRINYQFSQKFGLQTKQGGVYYFFNSQLYKYNLDNGKIIEISTYDALKSFYITTSFVDRENIIWIGTERGVVNLPTLRFQNYSKWEGLMEHEVSAVLTLGAEEILYGFNNGIQHWKNGELIFESKSAGQEGEPKNRITTFHVDQKGVVWMSSAMKGLGRYDPASRSLSYVQAPDRSFVMHAIPKGDSLIIVSKTHIYLSSIHQRGSDHFKNEITQYLFDELLGMSINEVRKVEFTSEGRMVIMAGGWKDLQDKVFNNDEVLAFSGYDWIRYKEGYLLATYDGLKYYDGDRIVPYTLNGQKVDRPVYAVIADGKGNIWAGTDEGVAIIGNGIIRYFNEHNGLVGNEVNRGAFTMDEQGRVHIGTQNGLSVFIPEEDDEIFVEPQVDVTSLKVLGVDDSRKISYDKIPYELNNVEFEFSAISFLQSANFTVSYMLEGFHDDWQHVQNPRTNKLYFNNLPPGDYQLKVKASLGGQFSSGIASSERFSIIKPTYLQSWFIGALILFLLMLGFGLNVLITQFKEQGVLQKSIAEKNQEIKTAEDQFKNVWESSQDGFMLLNLKGDVLAVNPSMIKLAGMEEYRQFTGRHIKEFFKKPDYYFEHKDLILSLLSKSESGSMEAYMPFHSGYKNIELFVTKVNPEKNDDVVLMVFRDVTDKKVYEEGLKEAKERAEEANRIKTNFLSNMSHEIRTPLNGILGSTENIIIQNKDNHLLVGQLEIIMESGERLLNTINSILSMAKIEANKMEVDYEETNINDFLSHLLIPLKTLAMKKNLLLTARFATKPFVARVDKRYFEMIVNNIVGNAIKYSDEGLIKVLLKQVDDKIHFEVKDSGIGMSEEFVQKLYAPFEQESVGYDRQFEGTGLGLSITKNLVEILNGTIEIKSKKNAGTTVLVILPVN, encoded by the coding sequence ATGCCTAGAATTATCATAATCCTGTACATTCTATTTTTGCTGAAAGGAACACTGATGGCCCAATCCTTTCAGATGAACAAGCAAATCAAAGGGGTGGACTTGCCTTCTCAGATTGTTTCTACTATTGATCAAGATAAAGATGGAAGGATTTGGTTTACTACTGCCAAAGGTGTCTTTTATTCAGATGGCATCAGCACATATGGATTGCCAGAGGAGTTGAGTGATAATCTAAATGGCTCGGAGGGAGTAGAGGTAGATGATGATGGACAAGTGTGGGTGTATGCAAAAAAAGGAAAGCCAAGGATATATAAGTTGATAGAGAATGATTGGGATGAATATCCAATAGAGGATTCCGTTAAGTCGATTTTGGAAAGTAGTAAAATGAAACTATATGTTTCAGGGGGCAAGGAAAATAAGCTGTTAGTGTTGTCTGGACCAGAAGTCTTTGCCAGTTCTTTGGAAGCGTCGGGGAATTGGACCGCCTATAGCTACGATGAGGAGGAATGGGGGGGGCTAAAATCAGTATTTTGCTGTACTGCCGATAGTGTTCTTTTTCTCTTTGGAAAGAGAACAGTGCGTTTATCCAAAGGCAAGTTTATTCCATTTGTATTTCACAATGCCGATTTGCCCGGCCCCGTATGGATGGTGAGATATAGTCAATTTGACGATAAGTTTTATTTTCTGGGGGATGACTATCTGGCTATGGGGAATAGTTTATTTGAGATTGAGAATGTGTTAGACCAAGGTTTTTCTCGAATAAATTACCAGTTTAGTCAGAAATTTGGACTACAAACCAAACAGGGAGGTGTCTATTATTTTTTTAATTCCCAGCTGTATAAATATAATCTTGATAATGGAAAGATAATCGAAATCTCCACATATGATGCTCTGAAATCCTTCTATATTACAACCAGTTTTGTTGATCGTGAAAATATTATCTGGATCGGTACCGAGCGTGGTGTGGTCAACCTACCGACTTTAAGATTCCAAAATTATAGTAAATGGGAAGGCCTGATGGAGCATGAGGTTTCAGCGGTACTGACCTTAGGTGCCGAGGAGATTCTATATGGGTTTAATAATGGTATACAGCATTGGAAAAATGGTGAATTAATATTTGAATCCAAATCTGCAGGACAAGAAGGAGAGCCCAAAAACCGAATCACCACTTTTCATGTGGATCAAAAGGGTGTTGTTTGGATGTCTTCAGCGATGAAGGGATTGGGTAGATATGACCCTGCTAGTCGGAGTTTAAGTTATGTTCAAGCCCCAGATAGATCCTTTGTAATGCATGCCATTCCAAAAGGAGATAGCCTCATAATTGTGTCAAAAACACATATTTATTTAAGTTCCATACATCAGAGAGGGAGTGACCATTTCAAAAATGAGATTACCCAATATCTTTTTGATGAGCTTTTAGGGATGTCCATTAATGAGGTTAGAAAAGTGGAGTTTACAAGTGAGGGGAGGATGGTTATTATGGCCGGAGGATGGAAAGACCTTCAAGATAAGGTCTTTAATAATGATGAGGTGTTAGCATTTTCGGGATATGATTGGATTAGGTATAAAGAAGGGTATTTGTTGGCTACGTATGATGGCTTAAAATATTATGATGGCGATAGGATTGTCCCTTATACCCTTAACGGTCAAAAGGTAGACCGGCCTGTGTACGCCGTGATAGCAGATGGAAAAGGAAATATATGGGCCGGGACGGATGAAGGTGTTGCGATTATTGGGAATGGGATCATTCGTTACTTTAATGAACATAATGGCTTGGTGGGAAATGAGGTGAACAGGGGAGCCTTTACAATGGATGAACAGGGAAGGGTGCATATCGGTACCCAAAATGGCCTGTCGGTGTTTATTCCGGAAGAAGATGATGAGATTTTTGTCGAACCGCAGGTAGATGTGACATCGCTGAAGGTTTTAGGAGTGGATGATTCTAGGAAGATCTCCTATGATAAAATTCCTTACGAACTAAATAATGTGGAGTTTGAGTTCAGTGCTATCAGTTTTCTGCAGTCGGCTAATTTCACAGTGAGTTATATGCTGGAAGGATTTCATGATGATTGGCAGCATGTACAGAATCCACGGACCAACAAGCTTTATTTTAATAACCTCCCCCCTGGGGACTATCAGCTGAAGGTAAAGGCCAGTTTGGGTGGTCAGTTTTCCTCTGGCATCGCCAGCTCTGAGCGCTTTTCCATTATCAAGCCTACCTACTTACAATCATGGTTTATCGGGGCATTGATCTTGTTTTTGTTGATGTTGGGGTTTGGGCTTAATGTTCTGATCACTCAATTTAAAGAGCAAGGGGTTCTCCAAAAAAGCATCGCTGAAAAGAACCAAGAGATTAAGACAGCAGAAGATCAGTTTAAGAATGTTTGGGAAAGCTCGCAGGATGGTTTTATGCTACTTAACTTAAAAGGGGATGTTCTGGCCGTGAATCCGTCAATGATTAAATTGGCCGGTATGGAGGAATACCGCCAATTCACAGGAAGACATATTAAAGAATTTTTCAAGAAGCCAGATTATTATTTCGAGCACAAGGATTTGATTTTAAGTCTTCTGTCCAAAAGTGAAAGTGGGTCAATGGAGGCGTATATGCCCTTTCACAGTGGGTATAAAAATATAGAACTTTTTGTGACCAAGGTCAATCCCGAGAAAAATGACGATGTCGTATTAATGGTTTTTCGGGACGTTACCGATAAGAAAGTCTATGAGGAAGGTCTGAAAGAGGCGAAAGAACGGGCCGAGGAGGCAAATCGGATTAAGACAAACTTCCTTTCCAATATGAGCCATGAAATCAGGACGCCCTTAAACGGTATTTTAGGTAGTACCGAGAACATCATCATCCAAAACAAGGACAACCATCTTCTGGTAGGACAGCTTGAAATCATCATGGAGAGCGGGGAGCGGCTTTTGAATACGATCAATAGTATCTTGAGTATGGCCAAGATCGAAGCCAATAAAATGGAAGTGGATTACGAAGAAACCAATATCAATGATTTTCTTTCCCATCTGCTGATCCCTTTAAAGACCTTGGCGATGAAGAAAAACCTCCTACTGACTGCCCGATTTGCTACCAAGCCATTCGTGGCAAGGGTGGACAAGCGGTATTTTGAAATGATCGTTAACAATATAGTGGGCAATGCCATCAAATATTCCGATGAAGGACTGATCAAGGTATTGCTCAAGCAGGTGGATGATAAAATACATTTTGAGGTAAAGGACAGTGGTATTGGCATGAGTGAGGAATTTGTTCAAAAGCTGTACGCCCCATTTGAGCAGGAAAGCGTCGGTTATGATCGCCAATTTGAAGGGACAGGATTGGGACTGTCCATTACCAAGAATCTGGTGGAGATCCTTAATGGAACCATTGAAATAAAGAGTAAGAAAAATGCAGGAACTACCGTATTGGTGATTCTTCCTGTCAATTAA
- the sucD gene encoding succinate--CoA ligase subunit alpha: MSVLVNKDSKVIVQGFTGSEGSFHAQQMIEYGTKVVGGVTPGKGGSTHLGKPVFNSVAEAVKATEADTSIIFVPPAFAADAIMEAADAGIKVIIAITEGIPVKDMMVAKPYIQERGATLIGPNCPGVITPGEAKVGIMPGFVFKKGRVGIVSKSGTLTYEAADQIAKAGLGVSTAIGIGGDPIIGTSTKDAVQLLMEDSETDAIVMIGEIGGNYEAEAARWINADGNKKPVVGFIAGQTAPPGRRMGHAGAIIGGADDTAEAKMRIMKENGIHVAESPAEIGEVMAKALNVNA, from the coding sequence ATGAGTGTTTTAGTAAATAAAGATTCTAAAGTAATCGTTCAGGGCTTCACAGGATCCGAAGGTTCATTCCACGCGCAACAGATGATCGAATACGGCACCAAGGTCGTAGGAGGTGTAACTCCCGGCAAAGGCGGTTCTACCCATCTTGGAAAACCTGTATTCAACTCCGTAGCGGAAGCTGTCAAAGCCACTGAAGCAGATACTTCCATTATTTTTGTACCACCTGCCTTTGCTGCTGACGCGATCATGGAAGCTGCTGATGCCGGCATTAAAGTGATCATCGCTATTACCGAAGGTATCCCTGTAAAAGACATGATGGTAGCCAAGCCTTATATTCAGGAAAGAGGAGCCACACTCATCGGCCCTAACTGCCCAGGCGTTATCACCCCAGGAGAAGCCAAGGTAGGGATCATGCCAGGTTTTGTCTTTAAAAAAGGTCGAGTAGGCATCGTATCCAAGTCTGGCACCTTGACTTATGAAGCCGCTGACCAAATTGCCAAAGCAGGATTGGGCGTTTCTACTGCAATTGGTATCGGGGGGGACCCGATCATCGGTACCTCTACCAAGGATGCAGTACAGCTCCTAATGGAAGACAGCGAAACCGATGCCATCGTAATGATCGGTGAAATCGGCGGTAACTATGAAGCTGAAGCTGCGAGATGGATAAACGCTGACGGCAACAAAAAACCTGTCGTGGGCTTTATTGCTGGACAAACAGCACCTCCCGGCCGAAGAATGGGCCACGCAGGCGCCATCATTGGTGGGGCGGACGATACTGCTGAAGCAAAAATGAGAATCATGAAAGAAAATGGCATTCACGTAGCCGAATCACCAGCCGAAATCGGAGAAGTGATGGCAAAAGCACTGAATGTAAACGCATAA
- a CDS encoding 2OG-Fe(II) oxygenase, translating to MENGAIAKALYDKGWCVIEHFISDEFRLELLQEQQEILAHGQFRHAGIGKGEGFTIRPEIRSDKVSWMDHRLLTPLQSKYWEMMEALRVAINQRCFLGLRSYEAHFAMYPPGSFYLRHLDQFQSVKYRVVTAILYLNDEWSEDDGGALRMYIPGDNGEETSMDIHPYGGQLVVFLSGEIPHEVLETHKERISITGWFRDVEY from the coding sequence ATGGAAAATGGAGCGATAGCGAAGGCCCTTTATGATAAGGGCTGGTGCGTGATTGAGCATTTTATCTCTGATGAGTTTAGGCTGGAATTATTGCAAGAGCAACAGGAGATTCTCGCACATGGACAGTTTAGGCATGCCGGTATAGGCAAAGGAGAAGGTTTTACGATTAGGCCTGAAATCCGAAGCGATAAGGTTAGCTGGATGGATCATCGGTTGCTGACGCCTTTGCAGTCCAAGTATTGGGAAATGATGGAAGCATTGCGCGTGGCCATTAACCAACGGTGCTTTTTAGGATTGAGATCATATGAGGCCCATTTTGCGATGTATCCTCCCGGCTCTTTTTACCTTCGTCACCTGGATCAGTTTCAAAGTGTCAAGTACCGCGTGGTCACGGCCATTTTATATTTAAATGATGAGTGGTCGGAAGATGATGGAGGGGCGTTACGGATGTATATCCCGGGAGATAACGGAGAAGAAACAAGCATGGACATCCATCCTTATGGAGGCCAACTGGTGGTTTTTTTAAGTGGTGAAATTCCCCACGAAGTTTTAGAGACCCATAAAGAGCGAATCAGTATCACCGGTTGGTTTAGGGATGTCGAATATTAG